Genomic window (Terriglobales bacterium):
ATCCACACCAGCTTCTCCTGCACCAGTTGGTGCGAGGCGATGGGCTGGTCGTGGAACTGCTTGCGCACCTGCGCGTACTGCAGCGCGGTGTCGTAGCAGGACATGGCTGCTCCTACGCCTCCCCACGCGATCCCGTAGCGCGCCTGGTTCAGGCACATCAGCGGAGATTTCAGGCCGCCCGATTTCGGCAGCAGATTGCACGCTGGTACCCGCACGTCCTGCAGCGAGAGCCCCGAAGTCACTGACGCCCTCAGCGACCACTTGCCGTGCACGTCCTGTGCCGAAAAGCCCGGCCGGTCGGTTTCCACGATGAATCCGCGGATCTTGTCGCCCTCGTCCGTCACCTTGGCCCAGATGATGGCCAGGTCGGCGATCGTGCCCGAGGTGATCCACATCTTCTCCCCGTTCAGAATGTAGTCGTTGCCGTCCTTCTTGGCGCGTGTCAGCATCCCCCCCGGATTGGAGCCGAACTGCGGTTCGGTCAGCCCGAAGCAGCCCAGCTTCTCGCCCTTTTGCATCGCCGGCAACCACTTCTGTTTCTGCTCTTCGCTGCCGAACTCGTAAATGGGATACATGCACAGCGCCGACTGCACGCTCACGAATGAGCGCAAGCCGCTGT
Coding sequences:
- a CDS encoding acyl-CoA dehydrogenase family protein, with translation MAMKFKGVDFIEFDSLLNEDERLVRDTTRKFIEENLIPIIEQCNRDGRFPRELVKPMGDLGFYGASLKGYGCAGMSNVEYGLVMQELERGDSGLRSFVSVQSALCMYPIYEFGSEEQKQKWLPAMQKGEKLGCFGLTEPQFGSNPGGMLTRAKKDGNDYILNGEKMWITSGTIADLAIIWAKVTDEGDKIRGFIVETDRPGFSAQDVHGKWSLRASVTSGLSLQDVRVPACNLLPKSGGLKSPLMCLNQARYGIAWGGVGAAMSCYDTALQYAQVRKQFHDQPIASHQLVQEKLVWMISEITKGQLLVLQVGRMKDQGRAQHYHISMAKRNNVWMALECARLARDILGANGVADDYPIMRHMMNLESVKTYEGTHDIHALIIGSQITGIDAF